The Bacteriovorax sp. Seq25_V genome contains the following window.
AATGCAGGCAAAAACAATTTAATTATTATCTGTCGTCCGTTACAAAAAAACCCTAACTGGTGGTACCAAAATGGTGTGGAGGTAGTTGTTGCCCAAACGAAGAGAACTGCGATTGAATCAATGGACCCAAGTATAAAATCGGGAAATTACCTCAATAATATTCTGGCCTTCAATGAAGCGGTTTCAAAGGGCGCATTCGATGCTATTATGCTCAATCATGATGGTAACGTAACAGAGGGAACAACTAGTAACGTATGGCTTGTCAAAAATGGGATATTCTACACACCAGCGCTAAAGGCCGGACTACTCAGTGGAATCACAAGAGCAAAGCTAATTGAACTATGTCATGAAAATAATATTCAAGTAAGAGAAGAAAATATCAGTATCAAGCAACTACTCGAGGCTGACGAAGTTTTTCTCACCTCCTCAACAAAGAGAATTATTCCAGTCGTAAAAATAGACACAAATATTATCGGATCAGGAAGGCCAGGAATTAAAAGCCTTGAACTCCTGAACAAATACTTAACGAAGTTTCAACTACCTCGCTAAAAAAAGTATCCTCTACACTTCTTAGACATCCACGCCATATTCAATCGAAAATGCTATAGTTAGACATGGATAGAAAAGATGTGACTATTATTGGCGCTGGAATGGGAGGGCTATTTAGTGGAGCCCTGTGGGCCAAGCACGGCCATCAAGTTCAAATCTATGAATCACACTATGCCAGTGGTGGTTGCGCAGGATACTTTAAAAGAAAAGAAGGATACTACGATGTAGGAGCAACAACACTTAGTGGACTTAAGAAAAATCGCCCGCTGGACATCCTTCTTCGTGAGCTAAAAATAAAGCTCGACGTAGAAAAACTAGATAATGCAATAGTTATCCTACATCCAGAATTTAAATTTAATTTCTTTGCTGATATAAATAAACTTGCCAATGAGCTTGACAAGAATTTTAAAATTCATAGTCTTCCCTTTCTAAAATCACTTATAAAAAAAGAGGAAATGCTTTGGGAGTGCCTAAATATTTTCAATACATTTCCAAAAATAAATCCAATTCAAATTTTTAATTTTTTATTTTCAAAAAACTGTAAGCTAATATTAACACCGAAAATATTCACAAAGAGTTTTTTTGAAATTCTTCCAAACGATTGGAAAAACAATCAAAGTCTCATTGCACTCATTGATCAAATACTTCTGATCTCAACTCAGCAAAAGTCAAAAGAGTGCCCGGCCTTCATTGGAATTCTGGGCTTCCTTTATCCTCGCGATACATATCATTTAAAAGGAGGAATGCGTACTCTTTGCCTCGAATTAGAGAACTTCATCGCTAAAAATAATGGGGTCATCAATTTTCGTCACAAAGTCATTTCGACCCAGCAAAAAAAACAGGGTCATCGCATTACAACTGATAAGAATGACTTTGAAACAGATATTTTAATTTCTGCGACTATGCCTGGTTTAATTTCAAAAAAACTTCAAAAAGAACAAAAGTGGACAGCTCTCACTTCTTATCTTTATTTCACGCAAGAGAAACTGACTAACAGTCACTATCAAATTCACCTTGACCAATATCAAAGTAGTATTCTTGAGACAGACTCAATTTTTATCTCGGCCAGTGATGTCATGGACACAAAGAGATCGACCAAGGGACATCAGTTAGTAACCATTTCAACCCATGCAAAAAAGAAACTAATAACTATTGAGATGAAAGAAAATTTTAAGAAAGTTATTATAGATATTTTCAAAAAGTATTTTAATATTGAGGAAGATGAAATTTTCTTTGATAGTGTTGCCTCCTCAAAAACATTTGAACATTTCACCCAAAGGCCACAGGGTGAAGTTGGAGGCATTATAATCAGAAACATTTTTGATGTTTTTTCTCTTCCCTCCAACACCTTGAATAAAAACACCTATCTTGTTGGAGATTATACTTTCCCAGGTCAAGGAATTGTCGCCATTGCAAGAGGCGCATTAAACACATTAAAACTTTAGGAGTTCATATGGTTAAACTTATTACTTTATTACTTTTGATTTCAAGTTGTTCTCATTATACAGCTGAAGAACTTAGAACTGTCGAATATATCGATACAAACAAATATCAGGGAAAATGGTATGTGATTGAAAATATCCCTACCATGTTTGAAATCGGTGCACATAATGCGACCGAGACATATATGTTTGATGGCGATAATATAAAAATTGATTTCAAATACAATGCTGACTCATTTGACGGAGAAATCAAGTCCTATCCTCAAAAAGGAGAAGTTTTTAACAAAGATACTAATGCGCACTGGAAGATAAAAATCCCTTGGATTCCTTGGAAGTTTGATTATCTAGTCATCGATATCGCCAAGGACTATTCATGGTGTGTTGTT
Protein-coding sequences here:
- a CDS encoding aminotransferase class IV — protein: MEYPSKGLSRGFPINTRNKVININGEIITDPSKAKVSVFDRGFLFGDSIYEVTDAYEMNPCFLDEHLDRLWISASKLFMPINYTREEIVHEISKCLKKLSAPRSYIRIIITRGEGEITLDPSNAGKNNLIIICRPLQKNPNWWYQNGVEVVVAQTKRTAIESMDPSIKSGNYLNNILAFNEAVSKGAFDAIMLNHDGNVTEGTTSNVWLVKNGIFYTPALKAGLLSGITRAKLIELCHENNIQVREENISIKQLLEADEVFLTSSTKRIIPVVKIDTNIIGSGRPGIKSLELLNKYLTKFQLPR
- a CDS encoding NAD(P)/FAD-dependent oxidoreductase produces the protein MDRKDVTIIGAGMGGLFSGALWAKHGHQVQIYESHYASGGCAGYFKRKEGYYDVGATTLSGLKKNRPLDILLRELKIKLDVEKLDNAIVILHPEFKFNFFADINKLANELDKNFKIHSLPFLKSLIKKEEMLWECLNIFNTFPKINPIQIFNFLFSKNCKLILTPKIFTKSFFEILPNDWKNNQSLIALIDQILLISTQQKSKECPAFIGILGFLYPRDTYHLKGGMRTLCLELENFIAKNNGVINFRHKVISTQQKKQGHRITTDKNDFETDILISATMPGLISKKLQKEQKWTALTSYLYFTQEKLTNSHYQIHLDQYQSSILETDSIFISASDVMDTKRSTKGHQLVTISTHAKKKLITIEMKENFKKVIIDIFKKYFNIEEDEIFFDSVASSKTFEHFTQRPQGEVGGIIIRNIFDVFSLPSNTLNKNTYLVGDYTFPGQGIVAIARGALNTLKL
- a CDS encoding lipocalin family protein — protein: MVKLITLLLLISSCSHYTAEELRTVEYIDTNKYQGKWYVIENIPTMFEIGAHNATETYMFDGDNIKIDFKYNADSFDGEIKSYPQKGEVFNKDTNAHWKIKIPWIPWKFDYLVIDIAKDYSWCVVGVPSKNYVWIMARDKTIPAETLTGIRSRLKEIGYDISKLEQVPQN